A region from the Fusibacter sp. A1 genome encodes:
- the metG gene encoding methionine--tRNA ligase produces MSKGKFYLTTAIAYTSKIPHIGNVYEAILSDALVRFKKEQGYDTYFLTGTDEHGQKIQEQAEEMGKTPQEHVDEIAGEIKRIWDLVNVDYDQFIRTTDDKHKDVVKKIYKKLYDKGDIYKGKYEGWYCTPDESFWTESQLVDGNCPDCGRPVQKSSEEAYFLKLSKYQKQLEEHIEKHPEFIWPEARKNEMLNNFIKPGLQDLCVSRTSFSWGVPLEFDEGHVSYVWIDALSNYISAIGFDPDGSSEQFKKLWPADVHIIGKDIVRFHTIYWPIILMGLEVELPKQVYGHPWLLVGKDKMSKSRGNAIFTDDLVDLFGVDAVRYYVLREMPFANDGTITYEMMIGRINTDLANVLGNLVNRTVAMVQKYFDGVIQAPTAIGEFDKELEALALETPKKVEELVDAYRIADALEEIWTLLRRSNKYIDETTPWILAKNEEDKERLGTVLYNLLESIRISAILLKSFIPDTADRILEQINATTTSYDSISSFDGTVVGDSVGKAEVLFARMDEAKKMEEVEAIRAKYGEPEPEKLELKEEITIDDFAKLDLRVAEILSAEKHPKADKLLVLQVQVGPEKRQVVSGISKFYKPEELVGEKVILVANLKPVILRGIESQGMILAASTDDKLKLANVDMESGTVVS; encoded by the coding sequence ATGAGTAAGGGAAAATTTTATTTAACAACGGCGATTGCGTATACATCGAAAATTCCACACATAGGAAACGTTTATGAAGCGATTCTATCCGATGCGCTTGTACGTTTTAAGAAGGAACAGGGATATGACACGTACTTTCTGACAGGTACGGACGAGCATGGACAAAAAATCCAAGAACAAGCCGAAGAAATGGGAAAAACGCCTCAGGAGCACGTGGATGAGATCGCGGGAGAAATTAAAAGAATCTGGGATCTTGTGAACGTGGACTACGACCAGTTCATACGCACCACTGACGACAAGCACAAGGACGTGGTCAAAAAGATCTACAAGAAACTTTATGACAAAGGCGATATCTATAAGGGGAAATACGAGGGATGGTACTGTACCCCTGACGAATCCTTCTGGACGGAATCACAGCTTGTGGATGGAAACTGCCCGGACTGCGGTCGTCCTGTTCAAAAATCGAGCGAAGAGGCTTACTTCTTAAAGCTATCGAAATATCAGAAACAGCTGGAAGAACATATTGAGAAGCATCCTGAGTTCATCTGGCCCGAGGCCAGAAAGAACGAGATGCTCAACAACTTCATCAAACCTGGGCTTCAGGACCTTTGCGTATCCCGTACGTCCTTCTCTTGGGGAGTACCGCTTGAATTTGATGAGGGACATGTCTCCTACGTATGGATCGACGCGCTTTCAAACTATATTTCGGCAATCGGATTCGATCCGGACGGATCTTCCGAGCAGTTTAAAAAACTTTGGCCGGCAGATGTGCATATCATCGGCAAGGACATCGTTCGTTTTCACACGATCTACTGGCCGATCATCTTGATGGGGCTTGAAGTCGAACTGCCTAAGCAGGTCTACGGACATCCGTGGCTGCTCGTCGGTAAGGATAAGATGAGCAAATCAAGAGGAAATGCGATCTTCACAGACGATCTTGTGGACCTATTCGGAGTGGACGCGGTGCGTTATTACGTCTTAAGGGAAATGCCTTTTGCCAATGACGGTACGATCACCTACGAGATGATGATCGGTAGAATCAACACGGATCTTGCGAATGTGCTTGGAAACCTTGTCAACAGAACTGTGGCGATGGTTCAAAAATACTTTGACGGAGTCATACAGGCGCCGACTGCTATTGGTGAGTTCGACAAGGAACTCGAAGCGCTTGCGCTGGAGACCCCTAAAAAGGTGGAAGAACTTGTCGATGCGTACAGAATCGCCGACGCCCTAGAAGAAATCTGGACGCTGCTTAGACGCAGCAACAAATACATCGATGAGACAACACCTTGGATCCTTGCAAAGAACGAAGAGGACAAGGAACGGTTGGGCACTGTGCTTTACAACCTTTTGGAGTCGATCAGGATTTCTGCGATTCTATTGAAATCGTTCATTCCGGATACGGCCGATAGGATTCTCGAGCAGATCAACGCGACTACCACAAGTTATGACTCGATCAGTTCCTTTGACGGAACCGTGGTGGGAGATAGCGTCGGCAAGGCAGAAGTCTTGTTCGCCCGTATGGACGAAGCTAAAAAGATGGAAGAGGTCGAAGCGATCCGTGCGAAATACGGGGAACCAGAACCTGAGAAGCTGGAACTTAAAGAAGAAATCACAATCGATGATTTTGCAAAGCTTGACCTTAGGGTCGCTGAGATCCTGTCGGCCGAAAAGCATCCGAAGGCCGACAAGCTATTGGTGCTTCAGGTGCAGGTGGGTCCCGAAAAGCGTCAGGTGGTCTCTGGAATCTCCAAGTTCTACAAGCCGGAAGAGCTAGTGGGCGAGAAGGTGATTCTTGTGGCAAATCTGAAGCCTGTAATACTAAGGGGGATCGAGTCCCAAGGCATGATTCTTGCGGCTTCGACTGACGATAAGCTGAAACTTGCAAATGTGGATATGGAAAGCGGAACGGTCGTTTCGTAG